In Uranotaenia lowii strain MFRU-FL chromosome 2, ASM2978415v1, whole genome shotgun sequence, one genomic interval encodes:
- the LOC129743201 gene encoding uncharacterized protein LOC129743201, with protein MQHTPFITTHGTPPAHRSYPTHLSHNTTHPSFSHAHAPPTHRAPPPTHPSHTHTTLPQIAHNLHPSHTTTIQTTHPTPPPSTQPITHHHHPPNPSHTTTIHPTHHTPPPSTQPITHHHHPPNPSHTTTIHPTHHTPPPSTQPITHHHHPPIQTIHPSRPSIPPTHNTKVKTISFEDFGPEKGRLFKFDYKKT; from the coding sequence ATGCAACACACACCTTTCATCACTACCCATGGAACACCACCCGCCCACCGCAGCTATCCCACCCACCTATCGCAcaacaccacccacccatccttTTCTCACGCCCAcgcaccacccacccatcgcgcTCCACCACCTACTCACCCATCGCACACACACACCACCCTCCCACAAATCGCACACAACCtccacccatcgcacacaacCACCATCCAAACAACCCATCCCACACCACCACCATCCACCcaacccatcacacaccaccaccATCCACCcaacccatcacacaccaccaccATCCACCcaacccatcacacaccaccaccATCCACCcaacccatcacacaccaccaccATCCACCcaacccatcacacaccaccaccATCCACCcaacccatcacacaccaccaccATCCACCcaacccatcacacaccaccaccATCCACCCATCCAGACCATCCACCCATCCAGACCATCCATACCACCCACCCACAATACAAAAGTCAAGACTATCTCTTTTGAAgattttggccctgaaaagggccgtttattcaaatttgattataaGAAAACATAG